In Anaerotignum faecicola, a genomic segment contains:
- a CDS encoding 2-hydroxyacyl-CoA dehydratase subunit D — protein sequence MSLTQGMTAKKLLGYYQNKADQDAREAKARGDLVCWSASVAPSEFCVTMGIAMIYPETHAAGIGARKGAIDMLDVAARKGYNIDCCSYGRVNMGYMECLKETAITGKKPDVLVNSPAADVPLPDLVITCNNICNTLLKWYENLAVELDIPCIVIDVPFNHTMPIPEYAKAYIADQFRNAISQLEVICGRPFDWKKFKEVKDQTQRSVYHWNRIADMAQYKPSPLNGFDLFNYMALIVACRSLDYAEITFKAFADELEKNLKAGVYAFKGAEKTRFQWEGIAVWPHLGHTFKTMKNLGSIMTGTAYPALWDLHYDANDESLHSMAEAYTRIYINTCLSNKVEVLLNIMEKGKIDGTIYHLNRSCKLMSFLNVETAEIIKEANGKPYVSFDGDQTDPNVYSEAQYETRVQALVEMMEANLAEA from the coding sequence ATGAGTTTAACACAAGGCATGACAGCAAAGAAATTGTTAGGCTACTATCAGAACAAAGCTGACCAGGACGCAAGAGAAGCTAAAGCAAGAGGCGACCTTGTTTGTTGGTCCGCATCCGTAGCTCCTTCCGAATTCTGCGTAACAATGGGTATCGCTATGATTTACCCCGAAACACACGCAGCAGGTATCGGCGCAAGAAAAGGTGCTATCGATATGCTGGACGTTGCAGCAAGAAAAGGCTACAACATCGACTGCTGTTCTTATGGTAGAGTAAACATGGGTTACATGGAATGTCTGAAAGAAACAGCTATCACAGGTAAGAAACCCGATGTACTGGTTAACTCTCCTGCAGCTGATGTTCCTCTGCCCGATCTGGTAATCACATGTAACAACATTTGTAATACACTGCTGAAATGGTATGAAAACCTGGCTGTAGAGCTGGATATTCCTTGCATCGTTATCGATGTACCTTTCAACCACACAATGCCTATTCCTGAATATGCAAAAGCATATATTGCAGACCAGTTCAGAAACGCTATTTCTCAGCTGGAAGTAATCTGCGGCAGACCTTTTGACTGGAAGAAATTCAAAGAAGTAAAAGACCAGACACAGCGTTCCGTATACCACTGGAACAGAATCGCTGACATGGCTCAGTACAAACCTTCTCCTCTGAATGGTTTCGACCTGTTCAACTACATGGCACTGATCGTAGCTTGCCGTTCTCTGGACTATGCTGAAATCACATTCAAGGCATTTGCAGATGAACTGGAAAAGAACCTGAAGGCTGGCGTTTATGCGTTCAAGGGCGCAGAAAAAACACGTTTCCAGTGGGAAGGTATCGCAGTATGGCCTCACCTGGGTCACACATTCAAGACAATGAAGAACCTGGGCTCCATCATGACAGGTACAGCTTACCCCGCACTGTGGGATCTGCACTATGATGCAAACGACGAATCTCTGCACTCCATGGCAGAAGCTTACACAAGAATCTACATCAACACATGCCTGTCCAACAAGGTTGAAGTTCTGTTGAACATCATGGAAAAAGGCAAAATCGACGGTACAATCTACCATCTGAACAGATCTTGTAAGCTGATGAGCTTCCTGAACGTTGAAACAGCTGAAATCATCAAAGAAGCAAACGGCAAACCTTACGTTTCCTTCGACGGCGACCAGACAGACCCTAACGTATACTCCGAAGCACAGTATGAAACACGTGTACAGGCTCTGGTTGAAATGATGGAAGCTAACCTGGCAGAAGCGTAA
- the trpS gene encoding tryptophan--tRNA ligase has protein sequence MEQKKRIFSGMQPSGVITLGNYLGALKNWTKLQDEYDCLYCIVDMHAITVRQDPVKLRKQAKDLLVQYLAVGLDPEKNIIYYQSHVPQHAELAWILNCYTYMGELNRMTQFKDKCAKHADNINAGLFTYPSLMAADILLYQTDLVPVGEDQRQHLELTRDIAQRFNGIYGDVFKVPDAYIGKVGARVMALQEPTKKMSKSDENQNNIITLMDDPKVIMNKMKRAMTDSDTEVRFAEEKPGISNLLSIYCAVTGKTIAEAEKEFAGAGYGTFKTAVGEAVVAELEPVQKRVKELEANKDYLDAIIKSGAEKASRLADRTLTKVQKKVGFPPRIR, from the coding sequence ATGGAACAGAAAAAACGTATTTTCAGCGGTATGCAGCCCTCCGGTGTGATTACACTGGGCAACTATCTGGGGGCACTGAAAAACTGGACAAAGCTGCAGGATGAATATGACTGCTTATACTGCATCGTGGATATGCACGCAATTACGGTGCGTCAGGACCCTGTGAAGCTGCGCAAGCAGGCAAAAGATTTGCTGGTGCAGTATCTGGCGGTTGGCTTAGACCCTGAAAAGAATATCATTTATTATCAGTCTCATGTGCCACAGCATGCAGAGCTGGCTTGGATTCTGAACTGCTACACCTATATGGGTGAGCTGAACAGAATGACGCAGTTTAAGGATAAATGCGCAAAGCATGCGGACAACATCAACGCAGGTCTGTTTACCTATCCCTCTTTGATGGCGGCGGATATTCTGCTGTATCAGACGGATCTGGTTCCTGTTGGGGAAGACCAGAGACAGCATCTGGAGCTGACGAGAGATATCGCGCAGCGGTTCAATGGCATATACGGGGATGTATTCAAGGTGCCGGATGCGTATATCGGCAAGGTTGGCGCGCGTGTGATGGCATTGCAGGAGCCTACTAAAAAAATGTCCAAATCTGACGAAAATCAGAACAATATCATCACCTTGATGGATGACCCCAAGGTGATTATGAATAAGATGAAACGTGCGATGACGGATTCTGATACAGAGGTACGCTTTGCGGAAGAAAAGCCCGGCATTTCCAACCTGCTGAGCATTTACTGTGCGGTGACAGGCAAAACGATTGCCGAGGCGGAAAAGGAGTTTGCGGGTGCGGGCTATGGTACGTTTAAAACGGCGGTCGGTGAGGCGGTTGTTGCAGAGCTGGAGCCTGTGCAGAAGCGCGTGAAGGAGCTGGAGGCAAACAAGGATTATCTGGATGCGATTATTAAGAGCGGCGCGGAAAAGGCAAGCCGTCTGGCGGACAGAACACTGACGAAGGTGCAGAAAAAGGTTGGCTTTCCTCCCAGAATCAGATAA
- a CDS encoding acyl-CoA dehydratase activase translates to MYTMGVDIGSASSKAVILKDGKDVLAAEVVQVGTGSTGPKKAMEMAFEKSGVKEEEIDFIIATGYGRFSLEDADKQMSEISCHAKGIYHLVPTARTIIDIGGQDAKAIRLDNKGGIKQFFMNDKCAAGTGRFIEVMARVLETTLDEMATLDEQAEDTAPISSTCTVFAESEVISQLSKGTDRKSIARGVHMSVASRACGLAYRAGLEKDIVFTGGVAKNAGVVRAVSSVLKTDVIVAPNPQTTGALGAALFAYEAATKK, encoded by the coding sequence ATGTACACAATGGGTGTTGACATCGGCTCCGCATCTTCAAAGGCAGTTATTTTGAAGGACGGGAAGGATGTTCTTGCTGCAGAGGTTGTACAGGTAGGTACAGGCTCTACAGGTCCCAAGAAGGCTATGGAAATGGCCTTTGAAAAAAGCGGTGTGAAGGAGGAGGAAATCGACTTCATCATTGCGACAGGCTATGGCAGATTTTCCTTGGAGGATGCGGATAAGCAGATGTCCGAAATCAGCTGCCATGCAAAAGGTATTTACCATTTGGTACCCACTGCACGTACCATCATTGATATCGGCGGTCAGGATGCGAAAGCGATCCGACTGGATAACAAGGGTGGTATTAAGCAGTTTTTTATGAATGATAAATGCGCAGCAGGTACAGGTCGTTTCATCGAGGTTATGGCCAGAGTATTGGAAACAACGCTGGATGAAATGGCAACACTGGACGAACAGGCAGAGGATACCGCACCAATCAGCAGTACTTGCACTGTATTCGCTGAATCCGAGGTTATTTCTCAGCTCTCCAAAGGCACTGACAGAAAGAGCATTGCCAGAGGGGTTCACATGTCCGTAGCTAGCAGAGCGTGCGGCCTTGCATACAGAGCGGGTCTGGAAAAGGACATTGTCTTTACAGGCGGCGTTGCAAAAAATGCAGGCGTAGTAAGAGCGGTCTCTAGCGTATTGAAAACAGATGTAATTGTGGCGCCCAATCCACAAACAACAGGCGCGCTCGGTGCGGCACTTTTCGCATACGAAGCGGCAACAAAAAAATAA
- a CDS encoding acyl CoA:acetate/3-ketoacid CoA transferase, producing the protein MARQVKVITAAEAAALIKNGDTVTTSGFVASAIPEALDRAVEERFLATGEPRDITYVYCGSQGNKDGRGAEHFAHEGLLKRYIAGHWATVPALQKMALENKMEAYNVSQGALCHLFRDIAAHRPGCFTKVGLGTFIDPRNGGGKVNDVTKEDIIELVNIKGQDYLFYPAFPINVALIRGTYADESGNISFEKEVSPLEGTSVCQAVKNSGGIVVVQVEKLVKAGTLDPRLVKVPGIYVDYVVVADPKDHQQTLDCDYDPALSGEMRNPDVAPEPLPLSAKKIIGRRGAVELEKDVAVNLGVGAPEYVASVANEEGIGDFMTLTVEGGAVGGVPAGGIRFGSAYNADALLDQGYQFDFYDGGGLDLCYLGLAECDPHGSINVSRFGPRIAGCGGFINITQCTPKVFFCGTFTAGGLKVKVEDGKVVIAQEGKNKKFVKSVEQVTFNGDIANKNGQHVMYITERCVFVLKEDGLHLTEIAPGIDLQTQILDQMEFEPIIDRNADGSITLMDAKLFADGLMGLKEMKEGK; encoded by the coding sequence ATGGCTAGACAGGTAAAAGTTATTACTGCTGCTGAAGCTGCTGCATTGATTAAAAACGGCGATACCGTTACAACAAGTGGTTTCGTAGCATCCGCTATCCCCGAAGCTCTGGACAGAGCTGTAGAAGAAAGATTCCTGGCAACAGGCGAACCCAGAGATATTACTTATGTTTACTGCGGTTCTCAGGGTAACAAAGACGGTCGTGGTGCAGAACACTTTGCACACGAAGGTCTGCTGAAAAGATATATTGCAGGTCACTGGGCAACAGTACCCGCTCTGCAGAAAATGGCTCTGGAAAATAAGATGGAAGCTTACAACGTATCTCAGGGTGCTCTTTGCCACCTGTTCAGAGATATCGCTGCACATAGACCCGGCTGCTTCACAAAGGTAGGTCTGGGTACATTTATCGACCCCAGAAACGGCGGCGGTAAAGTAAACGATGTAACCAAGGAAGACATCATCGAGCTGGTTAACATCAAGGGTCAGGACTATCTGTTCTACCCCGCATTCCCCATCAACGTTGCTCTGATCAGAGGTACATACGCTGATGAATCCGGTAACATCTCCTTTGAAAAGGAAGTTTCTCCTCTGGAAGGCACATCCGTATGCCAGGCTGTTAAAAACAGCGGCGGTATCGTTGTAGTTCAGGTAGAAAAACTGGTTAAAGCAGGCACACTGGATCCTCGTCTGGTTAAGGTTCCCGGCATCTATGTTGACTATGTAGTAGTTGCTGACCCTAAGGATCACCAGCAGACACTGGATTGTGATTACGATCCCGCTCTGTCCGGCGAAATGAGAAACCCCGACGTTGCTCCCGAACCCCTGCCTCTGAGCGCAAAGAAGATCATCGGTCGTCGTGGCGCTGTAGAACTGGAAAAAGACGTTGCAGTTAACCTGGGCGTAGGTGCTCCTGAATATGTTGCATCTGTAGCGAACGAAGAAGGTATCGGCGACTTCATGACTCTGACAGTAGAAGGCGGCGCTGTTGGTGGTGTACCCGCAGGCGGCATCAGATTCGGTTCTGCTTACAACGCAGACGCACTGCTGGATCAGGGCTATCAGTTCGACTTCTATGATGGCGGCGGTCTGGATCTGTGCTATCTGGGTCTGGCTGAATGTGACCCTCACGGCTCCATCAACGTTTCCAGATTTGGCCCCAGAATTGCCGGCTGTGGTGGTTTCATCAACATTACACAGTGCACACCTAAGGTATTCTTCTGCGGTACATTTACAGCAGGCGGTCTGAAGGTTAAGGTTGAAGACGGCAAGGTTGTTATCGCACAGGAAGGTAAGAACAAGAAGTTCGTTAAATCTGTAGAACAGGTTACATTCAACGGCGATATCGCAAACAAGAATGGTCAGCACGTAATGTACATCACAGAAAGATGTGTATTCGTTCTGAAGGAAGATGGTCTGCACCTGACAGAAATCGCACCCGGTATCGATCTGCAGACTCAGATTCTGGATCAGATGGAATTTGAACCTATCATCGACAGAAACGCTGACGGCAGCATCACTCTGATGGATGCAAAACTGTTTGCAGACGGTCTGATGGGTCTGAAGGAAATGAAGGAAGGCAAATAA
- a CDS encoding PspC domain-containing protein yields the protein MTKRLYRSKTDKKISGVCGGMADYFAIDPVIVRLLWVLGTLMSLFLGVAAYIACAFIIPEEPDTIDADFEEKK from the coding sequence ATGACGAAAAGATTATATCGTTCCAAAACAGATAAAAAAATTTCAGGCGTATGCGGCGGCATGGCAGACTATTTTGCGATTGATCCCGTTATTGTGCGTCTGCTTTGGGTACTGGGGACATTGATGAGCCTGTTCCTTGGCGTGGCGGCTTATATTGCCTGCGCATTTATCATTCCCGAAGAGCCGGACACCATTGATGCCGATTTTGAAGAAAAGAAATAA
- a CDS encoding JAB domain-containing protein → MENIHGGHRDRMRSRYLQEGPDGFADHELLEMLLYGCIPRGDTNPVAHLLLKEFGSLSNLLESDAHEIAKTEGVGLKSAVFLTQLHEVIRRYEREKLGSKPELTSITRCVEYCRQLLSHYSTERFYIICTDSRRRVIHVAKLAEGTVGSVFVSNRQAVEVALRYKSAGVIFCHNHPGGRVTPSNADLTLTVSLKKILDSLGVRVLDHIIIGENGTHFSFLRMGC, encoded by the coding sequence ATGGAAAATATACACGGCGGGCACAGGGATCGGATGCGTTCCCGCTATTTGCAGGAAGGTCCGGATGGCTTTGCCGACCATGAGCTTCTGGAAATGCTCCTATATGGCTGTATTCCCAGAGGGGACACAAACCCCGTTGCACATCTGCTGCTAAAGGAATTCGGCTCCCTTTCCAATTTGCTGGAAAGCGATGCGCATGAAATTGCAAAGACAGAGGGCGTTGGGCTGAAAAGTGCGGTTTTTCTGACACAGCTGCATGAGGTGATTCGCAGATATGAAAGGGAAAAGCTTGGCAGCAAGCCGGAGTTGACCTCGATTACACGCTGCGTGGAGTATTGCAGACAGCTGCTCAGCCATTACAGCACAGAGAGATTTTACATAATCTGCACGGACAGCCGCAGAAGGGTGATTCATGTGGCAAAGCTGGCGGAGGGCACGGTTGGCAGTGTATTTGTTTCCAATCGGCAGGCGGTAGAGGTTGCGCTGCGGTATAAAAGTGCAGGCGTGATTTTCTGTCATAACCATCCCGGCGGCAGGGTGACACCATCCAATGCAGACCTGACACTGACTGTTTCACTTAAAAAAATACTGGATTCTCTGGGTGTTAGGGTGCTTGACCATATCATCATAGGGGAAAACGGAACCCATTTCAGTTTTTTGCGAATGGGCTGTTGA
- a CDS encoding DUF402 domain-containing protein, with protein sequence MPKLYRKRFIPDEIVELKDDRIVYHEGNIMITEWDVLHPKAKFSHGISCYYMDKGWKISKFLNKKKELVYYYCDIIETAYLKAENAYIFTDLLADVIIHPDGAVEVVDLGELSDALEDGSITEREIKLALRNLDSLLQVIYSGGLPEMIHFMEEKV encoded by the coding sequence ATGCCGAAGCTTTATAGAAAAAGATTTATACCCGATGAAATCGTGGAGTTGAAGGATGACCGCATTGTGTATCATGAGGGAAATATTATGATTACCGAATGGGATGTGCTGCATCCGAAGGCAAAATTCAGCCATGGCATTTCCTGCTATTACATGGATAAGGGTTGGAAAATTAGTAAATTCTTAAACAAAAAGAAAGAACTTGTTTATTATTATTGTGATATTATAGAAACAGCATACTTGAAGGCTGAAAATGCGTATATTTTTACAGACCTGCTGGCGGATGTGATTATTCATCCAGACGGTGCGGTTGAGGTGGTTGATTTGGGTGAGCTTTCTGATGCGCTGGAGGACGGCAGCATTACCGAGAGAGAAATCAAGCTGGCATTGCGAAATCTGGACTCCCTTCTGCAAGTGATTTATAGCGGCGGTCTGCCGGAAATGATTCACTTTATGGAGGAGAAGGTGTGA
- a CDS encoding 2-hydroxyacyl-CoA dehydratase subunit D encodes MSKVEAILSQLKEVAANPKKAMDDYKAETGKGAVGIMPIYAPEEMVHATGYLPMGIWGAQGKQISKARTYLPAFACSIMQQIMELQCEGAYDDLAAVLFSVPCDTLKCLSQKWKGANADKVIVFTHPQNRGLEAANQFLVTEYELVKKQLEAYLGVKITNAALENSIAIYNENRAVMREFVKVAADYPQVISAVDRHAVFKARQFMLKEKHTALVKELIEEIKAMPVQPWDGKKVVVTGILLEPNQVLEIFDEFKLAIVDDDLAQESRQIRVDVLDGEEGPLYRMAKAWQQMYGCSVATDTKKGRGKMLMNKVAATGADAVIIAMMKFCDPEEWDYPVMYREFEEKGIKNLMFEVDQELTSFEQVKTRLQSFVEML; translated from the coding sequence ATGAGTAAAGTAGAAGCTATCTTATCCCAACTGAAAGAAGTTGCAGCTAATCCCAAAAAAGCAATGGATGATTATAAAGCTGAAACAGGTAAAGGCGCTGTAGGTATTATGCCTATCTACGCTCCCGAAGAAATGGTACACGCAACAGGTTACCTGCCTATGGGTATCTGGGGCGCACAGGGCAAACAGATTTCCAAAGCACGTACATATCTGCCCGCATTCGCTTGTTCCATCATGCAGCAGATCATGGAACTGCAGTGCGAAGGCGCTTACGATGATCTGGCAGCAGTTCTGTTCTCTGTACCTTGTGATACACTGAAATGCCTGTCCCAGAAATGGAAAGGCGCTAACGCTGACAAGGTAATCGTATTCACACACCCTCAGAACAGAGGTCTGGAAGCAGCTAATCAGTTCCTGGTAACAGAATATGAACTGGTTAAAAAACAGCTGGAAGCTTACCTGGGCGTTAAGATCACAAACGCAGCTCTGGAAAACTCCATTGCTATCTACAACGAAAACAGAGCAGTTATGCGTGAATTCGTTAAAGTAGCAGCTGACTACCCTCAGGTTATCAGCGCTGTTGACCGTCATGCTGTATTCAAAGCAAGACAGTTCATGCTGAAAGAAAAACACACAGCTCTGGTAAAAGAACTGATCGAAGAAATCAAAGCTATGCCTGTACAGCCTTGGGATGGTAAGAAGGTTGTTGTTACAGGTATCCTGCTGGAGCCCAACCAGGTTCTGGAAATCTTCGACGAATTCAAGCTGGCTATCGTTGATGACGATCTGGCTCAGGAATCCAGACAGATTCGTGTTGACGTTCTGGACGGCGAAGAAGGCCCTCTGTACAGAATGGCAAAGGCATGGCAGCAGATGTATGGTTGCTCCGTTGCAACAGATACAAAGAAAGGCCGTGGCAAGATGCTGATGAACAAGGTTGCTGCTACAGGCGCAGACGCAGTTATCATTGCTATGATGAAATTCTGTGACCCCGAAGAATGGGATTACCCTGTAATGTACAGAGAATTCGAAGAAAAAGGTATCAAGAACCTGATGTTTGAAGTAGATCAGGAACTGACATCCTTCGAACAGGTTAAGACAAGACTGCAGTCCTTCGTAGAAATGCTGTAA